A stretch of the Schistocerca serialis cubense isolate TAMUIC-IGC-003099 chromosome 2, iqSchSeri2.2, whole genome shotgun sequence genome encodes the following:
- the LOC126455726 gene encoding cyclin-dependent kinase 2-associated protein 1-like, with amino-acid sequence MMMDDDIQSVDSPMTPSAAATMMLPADLMSSPGAFPTALGSGANVLRQHPAIPPAPPGQSKYAQLLAVIEEMGKDIRPTYAGSKSSAERLKRGIVHARILVRECLMETERSARQ; translated from the coding sequence ATGATGATGGATGATGACATTCAAAGTGTGGACTCACCAATGACGCCAAGTGCAGCGGCAACAATGATGCTTCCAGCTGATCTTATGTCATCTCCAGGAGCATTTCCCACAGCTCTTGGAAGCGGAGCCAACGTTCTCAGACAGCATCCAGCGATTCCTCCAGCGCCTCCCGGGCAGTCGAAGTATGCCCAGTTGCTTGCAGTTATTGAAGAAATGGGAAAGGATATCAGGCCAACTTACGCCGGGAGTAAGAGTTCCGCAGAGCGACTGAAAAGAGGAATAGTCCACGCACGAATCCTCGTACGTGAATGCCTGATGGAGACCGAAAGGAGTGCGAGACAATGA